gtaaaattcattcattttgcgAGATCTTTTGATTGAAGAATTTTGTTACTTTGAATGAGTGCATGATTCAAGAGACAGGAACATCCCAAATCCCTATCACTAGGTATCTGTGGGTAACCCTtaaattcatatttcatgGCATGAAAAAAGTCAGCAACAGACCACGGTGAGTTTCTTCAACCCTCATTGTGTTCTAGATTTCACGGTAAGAGAAAGTAATTTCCATTTAATATCTTCCGACTTAGAAGCTGTTCCACAGGCGTTATTATTTTGCAACTTGAAGGGTTGAAAATGACCTACACGAACCTATATCTGCCTTACGTAagtattggaaaaaaaaccttcggTAGTACAGAATCGGGCCAAAATAGTAGCATAATTTTATTAATTTACACGCTTATGATTTGACATATTGTGCCTGCTTTTGCTGCTTCACTGCTGCCACACACTTGGCCATAGTGGGCGAGGCCTTGCTAATGGGGTCCGTCATGTAGAAGTCCTCGAGGACCTTGATCTTCACGTCGATCGATTGGTTCGAGATGgagttcttgttcttctcggCCGCGTATTTGGCGCTctctttgaagaaattggcctcTTCCAGCAATCCATACCTCGTCAAATTGGGGGCCACCTCGTTCAAACGGGCTCGGATCTCGGGAAGGGTGTCGTACGGAAGGGTTTCACCCACGACCTTAAAGTCAAAGATTTAAAGTATTAAGTGAAGGCATCATATTATAAAGGTTTGGTCTTATGGTTTGTTTGTAGAAACGTCCAACAAATTAAGAAGTCAGTTCGCCTGAAAGTCATTGGTGCTTTAGTTTTTTGGGTGAAATTTGCACTAATAGTTTGCGTCActaaaataaatgcaaaaaaactcaactttttggccttttgatcATTGTGAATCAATGTTTTAGATaagactatttttttttcattaaccAAATTTTGCTGCATTTTCCTCCAGAACATTCTTAATTTGAAGCAAACACCTTCAAAAGAAggtgatgacgtcatcaaatCACTTGTGCCAAGATCTCCTGTGGTTGTAAttatatttttgaataattcttttttttttccacaAGCGTTTTActccaattcaaaaatatatcacTTTTCACGGCCTGGAACTGTTTATCATGAACATTTGCCTCTTGGTCTACCAAAACTGAGGTTCTTTTGTTCTACATTGTTTAGCTCGAATGTCGAAAAGGCACCTCGGTTTGCAAGTAATTCATATTCAACGCCCACCAGATAAAGTTTTCAGTACAAACATCAATTTAAAACTCACCTCAGACAAAGCTCTGATGATTTTCCAATCATCCCTACCCTGACCAGGTGGAGTCAGAGCGGGGATGGTTTGTTGAGCTCGACCCTCCATATTGACATAAGTCCCTTGTTTCTCCGTATATGCAGCACCAGGCAAGACACAATCTGCTAATTCAGCCCCAGCATCGCCATGGTGACCCTGATCCAaacagaggaagaagaatCAATTGATCAGTATCCCTTACACATGTCTTCAACGAATTGCTATCAAAGGGAGTTAATTCAGACGCTATTGGGATGTGCGTAATTGGTACAATGGTAAGGCACACTAACCTGATAGATAACAAAGCAATCTTTGGGCAAATCGGCTCGGGTGATTGCACCAGCATCGGCACCCAAAAGGAAGAGAACATCGGGTTTGGCCTCGCGAACGGCAGAGACACCAGCTTGATATCCGATATCTAAAGCAGCCACCTAAATACAAAACAAAGAGATTGTAAATTGATGTTGGAGGGGTTTCACACCTGAGAAACCAAAAGTTAGGGCTCAAACATTATTCGAATCAAATATCAAGTCAAATATCAGAACGTAGCAGATTTAAAAAACGGAACGTATAGAAGCGTTTGATGTGCGGTTTGAATTAGGAGGCATTTCAGAAAAAGGAGCGGAAGGATgaggaaatgtcaaaatagtttttcaacgatttcatgaaatattgcTTTACGAGTACGTACAACACTAATGTAGGCAAATTCAGATTGGtctgaatttttttaaattaaaaataaaagaaaaaaaaatttttcaCTGAGTAATTTAGACACAACTTTTATGAATAGacattttcaagttggtgACAGCTTCgaaaaattgatgacgccatctaccgttcaaaggtCCGGCTTCTTGGAAAGCGGCTCGTTTCAAATTAagaatttggcatcatttcagTGTGTCTAAGGAATGGTTAAGCTAACATGTGCTTTCCACTCGTTCAAGCATTAGACTTTTGGCATTGAAAGAGCCAAATAAAATGTGACCTTTGTTTTGGAGGATTGAAAAGTCAACCCCAATGATGATGGaactttgatgaaaaatataaattgcattgaaaaaataataacacGTGTGATTCAAGTTCGCCTTTAGCTCACATCAAGAGAACCGTGGGCTGTTGTACTACTTACCTGGCTAGCGACTCTGTGGAGAACATTGAGGACCTTCCACTCATCTGGACATCCACTTTGAGCCTTAATGGCTTCGGCCAACTTCTGAACGTGAGTATACACGGCGCCTCCATCTTCGCGTTGCAAGCACTCAGATCCCACAATCACAATGGGATTTTTGGCCgcggccaacttcttgaagaaGGGATGCGATCCATTGGACAGCTCCTCAATGGCATTGGACGAATCCCCCAAATGCTACATCATGATGAGGGCAAACGAAGGTGTTAAACTTCACTCAAGTAAGAGTTTCTACAATTAGAGTTGGCCTTACTTCGTAATCGTAAGTGAGGTCTACTTTTGGACCAACCATGGCCACGTCCAATTCATTGTGGATCCAGCATTTCCTTAAACGAGCGTTAAACAGGGGAGCCTCGTATCTAGGATTGGTTCCAATTAACAAGACCAAATCCGCGTCTTCCACACCAGCAATACCAGTGTTTAGCAAGTAATTGGATCGAAAATCGGTACCCGTGCCATCCATGGGAAATATCTCTTCGGTGGCCAGAGTTTCGCATCCAAGACGGTTGAACATGTCTTTCAAGGCAATCAGGGCCTGAAACGTGAATGGTGTAGGAGGCACATTTTAAAGCTACTTACGGATTATAACTTTTTGGAGGGATTTTTCCACTACAATTGTCTACGTCtcctaatttctttttaatttcgCATCATTACAGGgctttgaaatttctttgtaTAAAAATATCCCACATGACCCAATTGCACAATTGCGAGTTGCTTACATTAAATCTTATTGGGTCGTCATCCAACATCAAAATGCAAACATTTAGGATAGGACGTTCAAGcccattcaatttttcaactcGTTGATAAAGAGATGAGTTagggtggctttacactacgatcgaaaaccaggattgaatgcGGTTTGAGCATGGAAGtagtaggactagtgctggggcgagtcaaGACTTGGGTCCGAGGCCTTTCTAAAAAGACTCCagtccggatttgtgaaaaatggtttggtttaaatttcgcaatatgagtctttttgttcgacttgagtacagtgaaagactagAGTCCTCTGAtagactcgccccaacactagtcctacttcaattcttaaaccggattcaaacctggttttccatcctagtgtacATATAGCCGCCCTcagaataacttttttttacaagttgtacaacaaaaaaagttcGCGAAAAATTAACACTAACCTACTTTGTTAGCCCAAAATACGGTTTTTTTTCCCCTCTATTGTAAGCCAACTTTGGACCGAAACGCTCCCTAATCCTAAGGATAAAGAAATCTTGCAAATAAGAACTTAAGCCCAAATAAGGGCTTATTTGGCACTCTTCATCAAAACATGCCAAATTATTGAGTAATTTTCTCTGAGTGGTTCAAATTCATCAGGTCTGTGACACTCAATATTTTCCAAGATGTCTTCGATTATCAACACCTACTTTCATTTCTGGTTTTGCTTGAAGTcatgaagtaaaaaaagaaaaagacaaataaaGCTATGAAAGGTTATTAATTCTAATGGCCTAAAGAAATACGTCATGTTTGAGAGACcgccaatttcaaattgcataACCACTAAAAGGGTCTCTTGTGATGTGCAATTGATCTTTTGATAGATAAGCTTCCTATTTTAACGTACAAATGAGCTGTTTTTAGCAAaatctttcactttcaattcaGTTGGTTGGATATTCAAGGCAAGAAGATATAAAAGGAAGGATCTTTGGAAGCTGTAAATCTTCCAAAATCATGGATCAGTCAGGCTTCAGGGATTTTCTTTGTCATAAAACACGGGAATtcttatatttcattttagaCTATTTTATTGGCCGTTTCAGTTacccatttttgggtcaatttgCTAACTGACAGCCCATTTAGGTGCTTATGGCCATTTCACTTAGCAAAATTTTGNTGCTGGGGCGAGTCAAGACTTGGGTCCGAGTCCTTTCTATAAAGACTCCAGTCCAGATTTGAGATAAATggtttggtttaaatttcgcaatatgagtctttttgttcgacttgagtacagtgaaagactagAGTCCTCTGATAGACTCGCCCCAACaatagtcctacttcaatcctcaaaccggattcaaacctgcttttccatcctagtgtatAGCTAGCTGCCCTTAGAAtaacttttttgttcaacttgcaGAAAAACAGTTTGCGAAAAATTAACACCAACCTACTTTGTTAGCCCAAAATAcggggttttttttcctctattGTAAGCCAACTTTGGACCGAAACGCTCCCATACGCTCCAATTCTTATGTTTCATTTTAGAGTATTTTATTGGCCGTTTCAGTTacccatttttgggtcaatttgCTAACTGACAGCCCATTTAGGTGCTTATGGCCATTTCACTTAGCAAAATTTTGGTTGCATTTTTGGCTATTCTGATTTGCCAGAAATCAGCACCTCTACCCATCACTTGGCGAAAGGATTAGTTTTTACTTCAACCATCAATTCAACTCAAATATTCGCAATGAATAAGTTCATCCATGAGCAAGACATAAGCCagttcttgaccaaaattcccgatcaacatTACaatcaagggctagccagatccgccaacgCTAATTCGTTGTTGGATTAGATATTACATGAACTTGAAGCTAAATCATACATGAAAAATGGGCTCGAATTGTTGAGGACTTCATTCCCGGTACTCGCAAATACACAGAAACTGACGAACAGATAAAGATCTCACCTCAGCATCGACCTGGCCACCCGCAACGGCGGCCATCTTATCGCCGGCCGTGGAGTCCAAAACCTTGGCCACGGTCACGATGGCCTCCTCCCAAGAGCAAGGGGTCAATTCGCCGTTGTTGTTCTTGATCATCGGTTCAGTGAGACGTTGACGCTTCAAACCATCGCAAGCGAAACGAGATTTGTCCGAAAGCCACTCCTCATTGATGTCCTCATTCATGCGCGGTAAGATCCTCAACACCTACAGGAATAATCAGTTGACATAAATCATCCGttcaattgagaagaaaaaaaaacaacctctGTTTTAAAACCAAGATTTGTACTGATTTCATCACTGATATACAAAGTAAAACCAAATACCCCTTTGGTTTAAAACAGAGGGTGTTGGAAAAGCGGCTGCGTTTGCCACCTCTTTGTTGAATGTTTGCTGGTGAGTATATCGCTCAATTTTGATTACCTCTCCAGTTCTGTGTGTGACGACAATGTTGCTTCCCATGGCATCCAAGACATCGATGGTCTCCGTTTTTCGTGTCTCCCAAGGTCTGGCCATGAAGGCGTAGGGTTTGGAGGTGAGTGCTCCCACGGGACAAAGATCAATCACGTTGCCGGACAACTCCGTCATCAACATCTTCTCCACATAAGTGCCAATCTAAAACGAAACAGGATTTATTTGGACTTATTCAATTACTTGAGCGATAATCTCGTGCTCAGATGAAGTctcgaaaaatggtttttggaCATGTGTTTAGCTATCCCAAATGGAGAGTTTCGACGGATTATTTGATTGCTGGAGAgtccagaaaaaaataaatataaacaACGATCTTTGAGATAGAAAAAGCACAGACAAAGATGTTTATCCTGAATGATACCTGCATCTCATTCCCACGTCCAGTGGTTCCGAGGTCTTCACATCCGGCCACTTCAGAAGCGAACCGCACACAACGGGTACAATGGATGCACCTCGTCATAACGGTCTTGACCAAGGGACCCAGATTCTTGTCCTCCACAGCCCGTTTCCCGCAGATATCGTTGTCCGTGAAACGAGATCGGTCCGAGCCAAAGGCCATGGACTGATCTTGCAAGTCGCACTCACCACCTGAATAAGGGGAAAAATGGTTACGAAATGGATGGAGTTGTGAGGGAGTTTGTAATAGAGGTTTGTACTAGGTCTTCTCGTCtcgattctttttttgagcACTGGAAATGGAAGAAGCGTCCATTTTGGGTCAGCTATCCacaaatttcttcttttttctttttttagagGAATGAGCAGCTTTTAAATTTGAGCCCTAGTTGGGCGAGCATTCTTCTTCTCATAACACTGTTTAAGAGTGTGGTCAAAAGTCAAGACTCTAAAAGTTGCTCAGATTAAAACATAAATCCACTTTAAGCAATGAGATAGTTTTCTTGGAAACATAATCAACAGATGTTATGACTCTGTTACGTTTTTCCAttgatatttcatcaaaatccaTAGAACAAAAGCTGAGATCTTCTTACTTTGCATCTGATTTGACCACAATACGCAATACGTATATCATTGCATATGTACTACgtatgctttttcaaatggcccacaaattaatgaaaatttttGAAGCGTACATATTTCACAGTTGAGATATCGGTTCAATCAGTTTTGatctttaatttcttttaacGCTAACTGTATCAAAAAATCTGTAGAACGTAAAGATCCACCAACTTTGATacgttggtcgatcaaatgaaatattaaaataaaagttaacTAAAATAAGTTTCTCATCTTGAACGGCTGGGATTTCCATTCGCCAAAGCGGTCAGGATTTCcgcaaaaatacaaaaaaaaataaccgcAACTAGACATGAGCCAACATTTAATCAGAACTTATCCCCACCCTGTCCTCGAAACTGACCTTGGTCACAAATGGGACAATCCAGAGGATGGTTCACCAACAAGAACTCCATGACACCTTCCCGCGCTTTCCGCGTGAAATCCGAATTGGTCTTGACCTTCCAACCGTTCATCACGGGCATGGCACAAGCCGCCACGGGTTTGGCCGATTTTTCTACTTCCACCAAGCACATGCGGCAATTACCGGCAATGGACAAACGGTCGTGATAGCAAAACCTCGGGATCTCCACACCAGCCAGAGCAGCCGCCTATAGAAACAAGAGTATATCTCAAAACAATCAATTGGAACGAGCGAGGTTTCTTTTAGAACTAAGTCATGATATCTGCTGAGCCTGGTTAAATGGTCTGTTCGAATTTTCGACTTTACTTCTTTTGATGTTGCCTGGTTAACAGGCTTTTTCACCCCCATTCCACTTAATACACTAACTAATACTGTTGCTCACAACAGAGTGCCACTCCAGACTTGGCATAATAAAtcgttccttttctcgatTGAAACCACAGAGGACTTGAGACCTTCGAACCCCATGAGAGTTCACACAAGAGTCACAATTCATCAATGACCTGGTGGGTCACTTGACAAGACAGGTGGTCGTGTTTGGGATAAAGAGATTTTACCTGGAGGACGGTGGTGCCCGGATCCACCAAGACTTTCTTGCCATCGATGAAGCATTCGACTTTGGTGGGAGCTACGGCGGCATAGTCTCGTTTCACGGCGGCCGCCACGCCCCGTGGGACCACGCCTGAGGAGGCGGATGAAGCCAAACGAGGAACACGGCTCAACATCCTGTCCAATCACTGAAACACCACAAGAGGATGATCATTCATGAGGGGTCTTTTACCATGACATCAGGACACTGGAAAAGCCCCATCATTCTAGTCAAAAATGAATAGGGCTCTTTAATCATGTCCATGGAAAAAGCCAAATGATAAGCATAGAAAACTAGTgtctatatatatatatatatatatctagCCATTTTGATACCGAATAACTTAATATTCATACACCAATGAAGGTACAAAGCACAACATTATGTCAATAAGGTGTTATGTAAAGTGAACAACATGGCTTATCACACGCTATCCGTCAATAGTAAGTAAACTCACCCAGTGGAATGTGTCTTCAGGCTTTAATTGAGTGTGTTAAAG
This genomic interval from Tigriopus californicus strain San Diego chromosome 6, Tcal_SD_v2.1, whole genome shotgun sequence contains the following:
- the LOC131881779 gene encoding NADH-ubiquinone oxidoreductase 75 kDa subunit, mitochondrial-like, with product MLSRVPRLASSASSGVVPRGVAAAVKRDYAAVAPTKVECFIDGKKVLVDPGTTVLQAAALAGVEIPRFCYHDRLSIAGNCRMCLVEVEKSAKPVAACAMPVMNGWKVKTNSDFTRKAREGVMEFLLVNHPLDCPICDQGGECDLQDQSMAFGSDRSRFTDNDICGKRAVEDKNLGPLVKTVMTRCIHCTRCVRFASEVAGCEDLGTTGRGNEMQIGTYVEKMLMTELSGNVIDLCPVGALTSKPYAFMARPWETRKTETIDVLDAMGSNIVVTHRTGEVLRILPRMNEDINEEWLSDKSRFACDGLKRQRLTEPMIKNNNGELTPCSWEEAIVTVAKVLDSTAGDKMAAVAGGQVDAEALIALKDMFNRLGCETLATEEIFPMDGTGTDFRSNYLLNTGIAGVEDADLVLLIGTNPRYEAPLFNARLRKCWIHNELDVAMVGPKVDLTYDYEHLGDSSNAIEELSNGSHPFFKKLAAAKNPIVIVGSECLQREDGGAVYTHVQKLAEAIKAQSGCPDEWKVLNVLHRVASQVAALDIGYQAGVSAVREAKPDVLFLLGADAGAITRADLPKDCFVIYQGHHGDAGAELADCVLPGAAYTEKQGTYVNMEGRAQQTIPALTPPGQGRDDWKIIRALSEVVGETLPYDTLPEIRARLNEVAPNLTRYGLLEEANFFKESAKYAAEKNKNSISNQSIDVKIKVLEDFYMTDPISKASPTMAKCVAAVKQQKQAQYVKS